CTGAAGGAATTACTTCGACGCCCAAGAAATAGGTAAGACATCCAAGATCCTTCAGCGAAAAGCGAGCAGCAAGGGTGGAAATAAAGTTGGAGAGCTCTATAGAAGAACTCCTGGTGgaaatgatatcatcaacatatactaaTAAATAGAATGTGGAACCTGAATTTTGGTAGATGAAGAGAGATGCATCTACAGTTGAATTGACAAAGCCAAGAGAAAGGAGAAACGTGCGAAGCTCTATATACCAGGCGCGAGGGGCTTGCTTTAGGCCATAGATTACCTTTTTGAGGCGGAAAACATGATTAGGGaaacttttattgataaaaCTAGGGGCTGAAACATGCATACGTCCTCTTTGAGCGTCCCTTTAAGAAAGGCATTGTTGACATCAAGTTGGCCTGAGAATGGAGAGCTAAAGTGGGCCTTGTTGTCGCTCTGTACTCGGACTGGTTTGAGGGACTAGAGAGTTATACATGAATTTAGATTCAACGAACTTGACATGGCGAGAGGTGTAGATCCTTCTAGTGGTTGGATCGAGACACAAGTATGCATGTTCATCGGTCGAGTAACCTATAAAGACACACATATTAAACATAGGTGCAAGTTTATGGTTATCATATGGTTTAATCTAGGGAAAGCACAAACAACCAAAACACTTTAACTTATGATAATTTAGCGAAATTTTGAGTAATTTGGAATAGGGTGACTGGTACCCAATAATTGATGTTGGGAGCCGATTGATGAGATGTGCGACTGTTGTCATGGAATGAGGCCAATAGGTGAGGGGCAAACCCGAgtgaaagagaagagagagaccAGTTTTGGAAATGTTCCGATTCCAGCATTCATAAATTCCATTGTGTTCAAGTATATGTGCAATATATTCTCCATCATTATCCATGTAAAGAATTTTGATGTTGTGATGAAAGAAATTCTCAACAAGCAATTTACATTTGGGAAATAGAGTTTGAACATCAGATTTGCGTTTTATCGAATATAACCAAATATAACGAGTGAAATTATCAACAAACATGCAATAGCAACGAAAACCTTCAATTGATAAAACATAAGAGTTCCATACATTAGAGAAAATTATATCTAGAGGATAACATGATTTAAGAGtggattaatgaaaataaagtttATGACATTTGCTTATTTGACATGAGTTACaatatgattgttgaaatttaTTTGAACCCAAAGAAAAACGTTGTGGAATAAAAGTGAGGATGGAAGAAGAGGGATGCCCAAGTGTATGGTGCCACGAAGTAGAGGAGTCTGTGCGGATAGAGTGGAAAGAGAGTTGGTTGTCCAACCATGAAGTAGAAGAGTCTTATTAaggataaataaaatcaattttgtaTTAACATTATGATTATGTTTCATAatcactatttttttattatcaaaccatttttcttttttaaacaaaaGTTAAAAGTTGAAGATATATTAAatgcataaataaatattttcaaaacaaatttaataataatatgtaaaattgaattttaatttttcttttgtttcttaAAAAGATTTTAAGTTCAATCATATACTTTGTAGTTATGGGTTTTAcaagattttgatttattaacaaatttaaatttgatctaagtttataaataaatatataaactaatatttgcTCAATATGTCATCCAAGTcttcaaaacaaatattgtaaaggaattttattttccatttttaaGTTATTCATTCAAGGGTTGATTTCTAAAGTCTTCAATGTACGTGTTTTTCTCCCCTTCCAAGAACTGAAAATTTCAGAAGTTCGCAATCCGCCTGCTCTGCGACTGCACCATCGAATATCCGATTGGATGAAATGATCAAGTACTATTCTTCTATAATCATTGCTTTTAATCCGTATAATATTAGGACCCAATTGTGAGTACTGCAAATTATTTTGCAGGTCGGATGATGCAATCGCCATGGATGCGATCGATCATGCCATCAGGGCTCTTCGGAAACGTCATTTGCTTGAAGAGGGTGCTCATGCTCCAGCTTTTATTGCCCTTTCTAGGCCCATTCTTTCTCAGGTGCTCCACCCCCTTCCTTCTGCTCCTTTCGTTGTATGAGTAAAAACTTATGTTCATTTGTGTCAATTAGCTAATGAGGGTATTTTTTTGTTGTAAGAACTTATTTGGGTGATATAATTGGAGTAACCTTCTACTTGAAATTATTCTGATCAATGTATGTCATTTATGATTGATGCAGGCTTATATTACTTAATTGTTGGAAATTTTAATCTGTTCATGTTTGAATACCATCATGAATGTCTGCATTttgttcatatattaaaattgattatacATGTGTTGATATAATAAGAGATGGTTCATATGTTTAGAAATCATAGAGAACAAAGTAAAGTAATGAACATATAATGCCCAATTCCTCCCGGGGTATCGTCCTTTCCATAGATATTCAGGGAACAATGGTTCAATTATCTCTATGTTAAGATTACATCAAATAATAAACCTAATTTTAGTGTTATAAGGCATATCTGACAATCTTCATTTGGCAAAGATATAGCCATCAGGAAACACATGGTATGGTTGGTTAGGGCTTATGTCAGCTCACTAAGTTATGGTTATGCATATTGAATAGTTGGTTGCTCTATGTTATAAGTAGAGAGAGTTAGTCCATCAAGAATATATCAATGAATATATGAATGGAGTTCAGTCTCTTCTGAACTTTTctgttttaaaacttatttattccGAGTGGTTGGTGCTTGTTTTAGGGTTCAGAGTGGAAAGAAAAGGCAGAAAATCTTGAAATTGAACTAAAGCAGTGCTATAAAGCTCAATCCCGATTATCTGAACAGCTTGTGGTGGAAGTAGCTGAATCTAGAGCTTCAAAAGCTTTGATTCAACAAAATGAAGCAGCAACTACAGATATCCAAAATGAACTTACACAATcaaggtaattttttttataatatttgctGTTGTTTTGTGGATAACCAAATATTTAAACCAATGCACATACTGCAGGGATGAAAATGGTCATCTTAAGGTTCTTGTAGAAGAGAAGTCCAAAGCATTGGAATTACTCATTGCTGAAAACCAAGAACTAAGAGGAAAACTTGAAGAGATGTCGGTGAGAGCTGAGAAGGCTGAAACAGAGAATAAGATGTTAATTGACCGTTGGATGCTTCAAAAGATGCAGCAAGCGGAATGCCTTAATGAGGTATTGTATTTTATATCGTGATAGTACGTGGATTTAAGATGATTATGTTTAGGTTGATCAATTAGTAATGGTATATAGGTTGTGTATGTATGTGCAGATAGAAAATCTAGCATATTTCTACCACAGTAGTATAAAAATTATAGGATAAAAGTTCATTTTGCTTCCTGAAGTTGCATAAAACACTCGTTTAATTTCCTCCACATGTGTTGGGCTCGGTTTTTTCTCTACTTTTACAAATGTCTCAAATTACTTCCTACCGTCATTTATATTTACTAGGTAGCTAGCTGCATTAGGTTCATAAATCATTTGTATACCATTTTTGCATCTCCTTAATCTGAAACTTGgaccaaaaaatatatttttcttttaaatttgcATATCAAGATATTAACGGAGTTAAAGAAAAATGACTGACTGAAGTAATTTCATCCATTTTAAAGTTGAGGAACCAAAACGAGTTCTTGATGCAAGTTCAACCAGCATTACTCTCATCCATCTCATTATCAAAATTCAGTTGCATCAGCATCAGCAGTTGTATGTGCATATTTGTGTTATGAAGTATATATGATATTCTTGGtctttgtaacattgtttggtctcttcatcatcatctatCAGGCCAATGCAGTTTACAAGGACATGCTAGATCAAGTAAAGATGAGTGACATAGAACAACTAGCTATGAAGCAAGTAGACGGAGTAGTAAGAATATACGAAGAAGGTGCCGAATCCTCTTTCCCAACTCTATGCAAAAACAAAATCCCCGCTCACGAAGGTGGCTGTGCTGCCATATGTTTCAACTACTCTTCAAACAAGTTAATCAGCGGTGGCCATAATGAAACAATCAAAATATGGGACGCTAATACATCCACACTCACTCAATCCCTCAATGGCTGCCTCGGTTCGGTCCTCGACTTAGCCATCACCCACGACAACAAAACCTTAATCGCTGCCGCCAGTTCAAACAAGCTCTTTGTTTGGGATGTCACGTCGGGTCGCATGAACCATACCTTAACTGGCCATACAGATAAAGTATGTGCAGTCGATGTTAACCATGTCTCGAGCCGACACCTTGTTAGTGCGGCTTATGATCGCACGATAAAAGTATGGGATCTTCAAAGAGGCTATTGCGTAAATACAATCATATTCTACAGTAACTGCAACGCCCTTTGTTTCAGTTTGGATGGGCGAACTGTCTTTTCAGGGCATGTTGATGGGAGTATTCGGTTATGGGATGTTCAAACAGGGAAGCTTTTAACTGAGGTTGCTGCTCATTCGGGTCCTATCACTTCGGTTTGTGTATCTCGTGGTGGGAATTTGATATTGAGCAGCGGTAGAGATAATAAGCataacttgtttgatgttaatAGTCTCGAGATATGTGGCAGTTTTAAAGCAGTGGGTAATAATGTGGCTTCTAATTGGAGTAGATCTTGTTTGAGTCCAGATGGAAGTTATTTGAGCAGTGGGTCTGCGGATGGTTCGGTTTGTATTTGGTCGGTTTCGAAAGGGAATGTGGTTAGTACTCTTAAAGAACATGGTGCTGCTGTTTTGTGCTGTGCTTGGAGTGGTCTTGGGAAGCCTTTGGCTTCAGCTGATAAAAATGGGGTTATTTGCTTATGGGCGTGATCCTTGTTCTTACCAATAagatcatattaattttttatttctttccaaTTCCATTGCTTAGCAAAGTTAATTGTACAAATGGACAGGAATTGGAATACAATTTGTGTGGGGGAAAAACTGGTCTGTGGATGATTtcatttgaaattgtaattaatttttttaaagaaatttactACTATTGtaattaagatatttcaaaaatGTTAGTCCAATGCTCGGATAGACTGGTTCCCTTAAGGCCCTGAAATCTTAAAGAGGTgcgatttaaaattatttatttgattacttTAGCGTGTCGAATTAATATAACTAgtatttagcccgtgcatttccacgattaataatataaaaaattgtgaaaaaaaattacaaataacatttttaattttatttttaatcgttttaagtttatgggtgggtcaacccacaatccgacccaagtatccattactcaacatcattatatatatatatatatatatatatatatatatatatatatatattagttagttaaaaaattgaatttatattaatgttaaaacgtctcgcgttcatcaaattttgtgttgaatttaaaatataaagtcttagtagtcTAGTTgctaaaatgttgtacttgttttaattaggttgcaaattcaaaacatgcttctagcattttttattttatttttaatcgttttaaatttaaggcggatcaacccacaatccgacccaagtatccaaattaaccacaactatcgacccggcaatccggcatcattatatatatatatagataagaaaTGACAACcgattatataatttatatcaacttaaaaatttataatcttattttttaaaatatataacaatgtaaataattatacataatacaaagataattataaaatgttggTAACAAAGGTTTAAAATGTTCATGGCATTTGATGAGATTGATGAAGTGTCTCGTgcaagtcaaataaaatattaagggaATTGttgaagattttaaaataagtttaatccTGTTACATGTATATTGTTGGGTAAGAAATAGTGAGCTTTTATTATATCCGGGAACTAACATGCCTCGGAATAGACATTATGAAACATATATTTCCCGTAGTAAAAAATTAacacttataataataaatcgATTCCCACTAATTGAAACTTTATGAATAATAAACTACAAATATaagcataaataaaataacaaaatagtACATGATATTTTACATCAAAATTTTACTCAAATTTGTGAATTAAATTAAGTAGATTTTTCGTCCAAAATCAAGCTCCAATATAATCGAATGTTTGATATACAATCCATATATAAAATCTTCAATAACACAA
This is a stretch of genomic DNA from Impatiens glandulifera chromosome 4, dImpGla2.1, whole genome shotgun sequence. It encodes these proteins:
- the LOC124934258 gene encoding autophagy-related protein 16-like, whose product is MIKSDDAIAMDAIDHAIRALRKRHLLEEGAHAPAFIALSRPILSQGSEWKEKAENLEIELKQCYKAQSRLSEQLVVEVAESRASKALIQQNEAATTDIQNELTQSRDENGHLKVLVEEKSKALELLIAENQELRGKLEEMSVRAEKAETENKMLIDRWMLQKMQQAECLNEANAVYKDMLDQVKMSDIEQLAMKQVDGVVRIYEEGAESSFPTLCKNKIPAHEGGCAAICFNYSSNKLISGGHNETIKIWDANTSTLTQSLNGCLGSVLDLAITHDNKTLIAAASSNKLFVWDVTSGRMNHTLTGHTDKVCAVDVNHVSSRHLVSAAYDRTIKVWDLQRGYCVNTIIFYSNCNALCFSLDGRTVFSGHVDGSIRLWDVQTGKLLTEVAAHSGPITSVCVSRGGNLILSSGRDNKHNLFDVNSLEICGSFKAVGNNVASNWSRSCLSPDGSYLSSGSADGSVCIWSVSKGNVVSTLKEHGAAVLCCAWSGLGKPLASADKNGVICLWA